The following proteins are co-located in the Xiphophorus hellerii strain 12219 chromosome 2, Xiphophorus_hellerii-4.1, whole genome shotgun sequence genome:
- the sv2 gene encoding synaptic vesicle glycoprotein 2B, producing the protein MSRNNNGEDKEARRPLLSGNQLDPTELDSDEGEVIFDRRSSAVSDESGGSATKRLTYEEAVEEAGFGLFHWLLLAVCGWANASDAVEILCVSFLLPTARCNLQLSSSDMGLLTASIFLGMMVGGYMWGYLADQRGRRKVLVVSLTVNGLFGGLASAAPWFWLFLLLRFISGIGVGGSIPVIFSYFSEFMPRLRRGAMISALATFWMAGNILAAGLAWLVIPRTWARFSLGKLDFQSWRLFVVLCSVPSTSSAVLFKLLMPESPKFLMEAGRAEEAIRVFRLMFEMNMKGTEKAFPEFALRTNSKPGGEIREIGSGDLKRKHLMSVLKAGLLPIKQMFSGSVKARSIVLLIIFYCISFGYYGLWMWFPELFARVESSGGSPCANVSVPSALNNQSCYLVKTAVYMEGFIIAASNLPGNIFTILIMDSTGGKTLLSCSLIVSSLSVFLIYVVQTKAQSLGLSCIFSGVSVIAWNALDVVGTELYPTQLRSSALGFFTGVGRVAAIMGNVVFGKLVDSSCTVPILLVSALLLAGGLVALLLPQTRQTELT; encoded by the exons ATGTCCCGTAACAATAATGGTGAAGATAAGGAGGCGCGAAGGCCGCTTCTCAGCGGAAATCAGCTGGATCCAACCGAGCTGGACTCTGATGAAG GTGAGGTGATTTTCGACAGAAGGTCATCAGCCGTCTCAGATGAATCTGGAGGGAGCGCAACAAAAAGACTCACTTATGAGGAGGCGGTCGAAGAAGCAg GTTTTGGTCTGTTCCACTGGCTCCTGCTGGCCGTGTGCGGCTGGGCCAACGCCAGCGACGCCGTGGAGATCCTCTGCGTGTCGTTTCTTCTGCCGACGGCGCGCTGCAATCTGCAGCTGAGCTCCTCGGACATGGGCCTGCTCACCGCCAGCATTTTCCTCG GAATGATGGTTGGCGGCTACATGTGGGGATACCTGGCTGACCAGAGGGGGCGCCGTAAGGTGTTGGTGGTGTCACTGACCGTAAATGGACTCTTCGGAGGGCTGGCCAGCGCGGCTCCGTGGTTCTggctcttcctgctgctgcggTTCATCAGTGGCATCGG GGTGGGTGGATCGATCCCTGTCATCTTTTCCTACTTCTCAGAGTTCATGCCCCGGCTGAGGAGAGGGGCCATGATCAGCGCTCTGGCCACCTTCTGGATGGCAGGAAACATCCTGGCTGCAG gtctGGCCTGGCTAGTGATTCCCAGAACCTGGGCCCGTTTCTCTCTGGGAAAGTTAGACTTCCAGAGCTGGAGGCTGTTTGTGGTGCTGTGCTCGGTTCCCAGCACCTCCTCCGCCGTCCTCTTCAAGCTGCTCATGCCCGAGAGCCCAAAGTTTCTCATGGAG GCGGGTCGGGCAGAAGAGGCGATCCGTGTCTTCAGGCTGATGTTTGAGATGAACATGAAGGGAACAGAAAAGGCTTTTCCG GAATTTGCTTTGCGTACAAACTCCAAGCCAGGAGGGGAAATCAGAGAGATTGGATCTGGCGATCTAAAGAGAAAACATCTCATGAGTGTTTTAAAAGCG GGCTTGCTTCCCATTAAACAGATGTTCAGCGGCTCTGTCAAAGCCCGCAGTATCGTTCTGCTCATCATCTTCTACTGCATCTCGTTTGG GTACTATGGGCTGTGGATGTGGTTCCCAGAGCTTTTCGCTCGAGTTGAGAGCAGCGGCGGCTCTCCCTGCGCCAACGTCTCTGTGCCATCTGCGCTCAACAACCAAAGCTGTTACCTGGTCAAGACAGCAG TCTACATGGAGGGCTTCATCATTGCCGCGTCAAACCTGCCAGGCAACATCTTCACCATCCTCATCATGGACAGCACCGGCGGAAAGACTCTGCTCT CCTGCAGCCTGATCGTGTCCAGTCTGAGCGTCTTCCTCATCTACGTGGTCCAGACCAAAGCTCAGAGTCTGGGTCTGTCCTGCATCTTCAGCGGGGTCTCTGTGATCGCCTGGAACGCTCTGGATGTGGTGGGAACTGAGCTCTACCCGACCCAGCTACG ATCCTCGGCCCTGGGTTTTTTCACCGGAGTGGGCCGAGTGGCGGCCATCATGGGGAATGTGGTCTTCGGGAAGCTGGTGGACTCCAGCTGCACCGTTCCCATCCTGCTGGTGTCGGCTCTGCTGCTGGCGGGAGGCCTGGTGGCTCTTCTGCTCCCACAAACCAGGCAGACAGAGCTCACCTGA